In one Choloepus didactylus isolate mChoDid1 chromosome 1, mChoDid1.pri, whole genome shotgun sequence genomic region, the following are encoded:
- the CHST2 gene encoding carbohydrate sulfotransferase 2, with translation MSRSPLRALPPGAPHRLLPAALASAPRTLLAPWPRRPGRRWPASPLGMKVFRRKALVLCAGYALLLVLTMLNLLDYKWHKEPLQQCSPDRPLGAAAGSAGGGWVRPGPPPAAPPRAHTRLDTRTPYRLPAAAVGAARAASAGAGDLPGNRSRGSGGGKRQLVYVFTTWRSGSSFFGELFNQNPEVFFLYEPVWHVWQKLYPGDAVSLQGAARDMLSALYRCDLSVFQLYSPAGSGGRNLTTLGIFGAATNKVVCSSPLCPAYRKEVVGLVDDRVCKKCPPQRLARFEEECRKYRTLVIKGVRVFDVAVLAPLLRDPALDLKVIHLVRDPRAVASSRIRSRHGLIRESLQVVRSRDPRVHRMPFLEAAGHKLGAKKEGMGGPADYHALGAMEVICNSMAKTLQTALQPPDWLQGHYLVVRYEDLVGDPVKTLRRVYDFVGLLVSPEMEQFALNMTSGSGSSSKPFVVSARNATQAANAWRTALTFQQIKQVEEFCYQPMAVLGYERVNSPEEVKDLSKTLLRKPRL, from the coding sequence ATGAGCCGCAGCCCGCTGCGAGCCCTGCCTCCGGGCGCGCCCCACCGGCTGCTCCCCGCCGCGCTCGCCTCCGCGCCGCGCACCCTGCTCGCGCCGTGGCCCCGGCGCCCGGGCCGCCGCTGGCCCGCGTCCCCGCTCGGAATGAAGGTGTTCCGCAGGAAGGCGCTGGTGCTGTGCGCAGGCTATGCGCTGCTGCTGGTGCTCACGATGCTCAACCTTCTTGACTACAAGTGGCACAAGGAGCCGCTGCAGCAGTGTAGCCCCGACAGGCCGCTGGGAGCCGCGGCGGGGTCAGCTGGAGGTGGCTGGGTGCGCCCAGGGCCACCCCCGGCCGCGCCGCCCCGCGCGCACACCCGCTTGGACACCCGCACTCCGTACCGCCTGCCTGCCGCTGCCGTCGGGGCGGCCCGGGCAGCCTCGGCGGGTGCAGGGGACCTTCCAGGCAACCGCAGCCGGGGCAGCGGCGGGGGCAAGCGGCAACTGGTGTACGTGTTCACCACGTGGCGCTCGGGCTCCTCCTTTTTTGGGGAGCTCTTCAACCAGAACCCCGAGGTGTTCTTCCTCTACGAGCCAGTGTGGCACGTGTGGCAAAAACTGTACCCAGGGGATGCCGTTTCGCTGCAGGGGGCGGCGCGGGACATGCTGAGCGCCCTCTACCGCTGCGACCTCTCAGTCTTCCAGCTGTACAGCCCCGCAGGCAGCGGGGGGCGCAACCTTACCACGCTCGGTATCTTCGGCGCCGCCACCAACAAGGTGGTGTGCTCCTCGCCGCTCTGCCCCGCCTACCGCAAGGAGGTCGTAGGGCTGGTGGATGACCGCGTGTGCAAGAAGTGCCCACCACAGCGCCTGGCGCGCTTCGAGGAGGAGTGCCGCAAGTACCGCACGCTCGTCATCAAGGGAGTGCGCGTCTTCGACGTGGCCGTTCTGGCCCCGCTGCTGCGCGACCCCGCCCTGGACCTCAAGGTCATCCACCTGGTGCGCGACCCCCGCGCGGTAGCGAGTTCGCGCATCCGCTCGCGCCACGGTCTCATCCGCGAGAGTCTGCAGGTGGTGCGCAGCCGGGACCCGCGCGTCCACCGCATGCCCTTCCTGGAGGctgcaggccacaagttgggcgCCAAGAAGGAGGGCATGGGTGGCCCTGCCGACTACCACGCACTCGGTGCCATGGAGGTCATTTGCAACAGCATGGCCAAGACGCTGCAGACAGCTCTACAGCCTCCCGACTGGCTGCAGGGCCACTACCTGGTGGTACGGTACGAGGACCTGGTGGGAGACCCAGTCAAGACCTTACGGAGGGTGTACGACTTCGTGGGGCTGCTGGTGAGTCCTGAGATGGAGCAGTTTGCTCTGAACATGACTAGTGGCTCGGGCTCCTCCTCCAAGCCCTTCGTGGTGTCTGCGCGCAATGCCACACAGGCCGCCAACGCTTGGCGAACTGCTCTCACCTTCCAGCAGATCAAACAGGTGGAAGAGTTTTGCTATCAGCCCATGGCCGTTCTGGGCTACGAGCGCGTCAACAGCCCAGAGGAGGTCAAAGACCTCAGCAAGACCCTGCTCCGGAAGCCCCGGCTCTGA